One Synechococcus sp. PROS-9-1 DNA window includes the following coding sequences:
- a CDS encoding sodium:alanine symporter family protein, translating to MESLISAVNDPINGIVWGWPMVILIAATGILLMFGLRLMPLQRLDFGVRVLATRSTSSEEGDISPFGALMTSLSATIGTGNIAGVAGAIAVGGPGAVFWMWVIAVFGIATKYGEAVLAVKYREVDALGNHVGGPMYYIRNGLGKNWQWLAVLFATFGMLAGFGIGNGVQCFEVSSALEAFGIPRLVTGLVLGVLVFAVIIGGIDRISQAASALVPAMTILYILACIVVLGVNIVDVPAAFGTIFSNAFSGEAAVGGAVGQVVLMGFKRGIFSNEAGLGSAPIAHAAAKTNDPVRQGTVAMLGTVIDTLILCTLTALVIITSGVYGGGESGANLSILAFNTSLNGAGWVVTAGLVVFAFTTVLGWSFYGERCTEFLFGERAIKPFRFVWVAVVVIGSVAGDRGVVWGVADTLNGLMALPNLVSLLLLSPVIFKLTSDYNFNRSQEEG from the coding sequence ATGGAATCACTTATTTCCGCAGTCAACGATCCTATTAATGGGATCGTTTGGGGATGGCCGATGGTCATCTTGATCGCTGCGACGGGCATCCTTTTGATGTTTGGCCTGCGCTTAATGCCATTGCAGCGCTTAGATTTTGGCGTTCGAGTGCTGGCTACCAGGTCTACTTCCTCTGAAGAAGGAGATATCTCTCCTTTCGGAGCGTTGATGACATCTCTTTCTGCCACGATCGGTACCGGCAACATCGCCGGTGTTGCTGGAGCCATCGCTGTAGGTGGACCAGGGGCTGTGTTTTGGATGTGGGTGATCGCTGTGTTTGGTATCGCCACCAAATATGGCGAAGCTGTGTTGGCTGTGAAATATCGCGAAGTCGACGCGCTTGGAAACCACGTGGGTGGTCCGATGTATTACATCCGCAATGGTCTAGGTAAGAACTGGCAATGGCTTGCTGTCTTGTTTGCCACGTTTGGAATGCTTGCTGGCTTTGGGATTGGTAACGGTGTTCAGTGTTTTGAAGTCTCCAGTGCTTTGGAAGCCTTTGGTATCCCCAGGTTGGTGACTGGATTGGTTCTTGGTGTTCTTGTTTTTGCTGTGATTATTGGTGGTATTGATCGGATATCTCAAGCAGCCTCAGCCTTGGTTCCAGCCATGACAATCCTATATATCCTCGCGTGCATTGTTGTTTTAGGGGTCAATATTGTTGATGTACCTGCTGCCTTCGGAACGATCTTCTCGAATGCTTTTAGTGGAGAAGCTGCTGTAGGTGGAGCGGTAGGACAGGTGGTCCTGATGGGATTTAAGCGAGGCATTTTTTCCAACGAAGCGGGTTTAGGTAGTGCACCGATTGCCCATGCGGCTGCCAAAACGAATGATCCAGTCCGTCAAGGCACCGTGGCGATGTTGGGCACCGTGATCGATACCTTGATCCTCTGCACGTTGACGGCATTGGTGATTATTACCAGCGGTGTTTATGGCGGCGGTGAGTCCGGCGCCAACCTCTCGATCTTGGCATTCAACACAAGCTTGAATGGTGCCGGATGGGTCGTCACTGCTGGCCTTGTGGTGTTTGCCTTCACCACTGTTCTTGGTTGGAGTTTCTACGGAGAACGTTGCACCGAATTCTTGTTTGGCGAAAGGGCGATTAAGCCCTTCCGCTTTGTTTGGGTTGCCGTTGTTGTGATCGGCTCAGTTGCAGGAGATCGTGGTGTTGTTTGGGGTGTCGCTGACACCCTGAATGGCCTGATGGCATTACCAAATCTTGTGTCTTTGCTTCTGTTGTCGCCAGTGATTTTTAAGCTCACCAGCGACTACAACTTCAATCGTTCTCAGGAAGAGGGTTAA
- a CDS encoding DUF6447 family protein: MSSSSVSQDQNPILTFEGKRYDLNKLPDDLKELVRGMQVADAQLRMHEDTLKVLAVGRQSMAMQLNERLKEVNPLPEND, from the coding sequence ATGTCCAGCTCTTCCGTTTCCCAAGACCAGAATCCAATTCTGACCTTTGAAGGGAAACGCTACGACCTCAATAAACTCCCGGATGATCTGAAGGAGCTCGTTAGAGGAATGCAGGTTGCGGACGCCCAACTACGCATGCATGAGGACACTCTCAAAGTGCTAGCAGTAGGACGGCAGTCGATGGCCATGCAGCTCAACGAGCGCCTAAAAGAAGTTAACCCTCTTCCTGAGAACGATTGA
- a CDS encoding ABC transporter ATP-binding protein: MLKPSEAGFRRLIPLLRPHRQLLTMGTLCMLVFVSSQLVLMRLMGRLLPDVGSGDLKRILPVIGLVLLVFAIQKLAQFGQDSLLAGPALQVSQSLRRDLFQRLQKVQLGALEKMSSGDLTYRLTEDADRVSEVIYKTLHDSIPSALQLVAVLGYMLWLDWKLTLAILLLAPFVAWLISLFGARVMIATERSQKKVSELAGLLGEAIEGLPLVRAFAAEPWLESRFEQEIDQHRQARYNTYRLVALQHPVVGIIEVLGFATVLVLAAIRISTGDLAVPELITYLTGLVLLIDPIAHVTANYNEFQQGQSSLRRLREIEKEPSEPADTVPSIPLGRLRGDLNFNQVEFAYTPGQPVLQDFNLSIKAGQVVALVGPSGAGKTTLFSLLLRFNRVNKGELLFDDKDLSQVSARDLRQQVALVPQRSSVFSGTIAEAIRFGRHATQEQLQQAAKLANAHDFIIRLPDGYNTLLQERGTNVSGGQLQRIAIARAVLGNPAVMLLDEATSALDAEAEAAVQVGLKQAMLGRTVIVIAHRLATVQEADLIVVLEHGRISQQGSHDHLMSQGGRYRELCERQFIRVNE; the protein is encoded by the coding sequence ATGCTGAAGCCATCAGAAGCGGGATTCCGCAGGTTGATTCCACTGCTGCGACCTCACAGGCAGCTCCTGACGATGGGCACTCTCTGCATGCTGGTTTTTGTTAGCAGCCAGTTGGTGTTGATGCGGCTGATGGGCCGACTGTTGCCCGATGTGGGATCGGGCGATCTAAAGCGCATCCTGCCGGTCATCGGTCTGGTTCTGTTGGTGTTCGCGATCCAAAAACTTGCTCAATTTGGCCAAGACTCCCTGCTTGCAGGGCCTGCTTTACAAGTCAGCCAGTCGCTGAGAAGAGACCTGTTTCAACGGCTTCAGAAGGTGCAGCTCGGTGCCTTGGAAAAAATGTCGTCTGGAGATCTCACCTATCGGCTCACGGAAGATGCTGATCGTGTGAGCGAGGTGATTTACAAAACACTCCACGACAGCATCCCAAGTGCTCTGCAGTTGGTGGCTGTACTTGGCTACATGCTTTGGCTTGACTGGAAATTAACGCTCGCAATCCTGCTACTCGCACCCTTTGTTGCCTGGCTGATCAGCCTGTTTGGAGCGAGAGTAATGATCGCCACAGAACGAAGTCAAAAAAAGGTCAGTGAGCTGGCAGGTTTACTCGGAGAGGCCATTGAAGGGCTCCCTCTCGTACGCGCCTTTGCCGCAGAACCCTGGCTAGAGAGCCGTTTTGAACAAGAAATCGATCAGCACCGGCAAGCTCGCTACAACACCTATCGGCTTGTTGCTCTTCAACATCCCGTGGTCGGGATCATTGAGGTGCTCGGTTTCGCCACAGTCCTGGTCTTAGCAGCGATCAGGATCAGTACCGGGGATCTTGCCGTCCCAGAGCTGATCACCTATCTCACTGGCCTGGTGCTGCTGATTGATCCGATCGCGCATGTCACGGCGAATTACAACGAATTTCAGCAGGGACAATCCTCACTTCGCCGTCTGCGTGAAATCGAAAAGGAACCCTCGGAACCGGCAGATACGGTCCCATCGATTCCCCTTGGTCGCCTACGGGGAGATTTGAATTTCAATCAAGTCGAATTCGCTTACACACCAGGACAACCCGTTCTTCAAGACTTCAATCTCTCGATCAAAGCCGGACAAGTTGTGGCCCTCGTGGGACCTTCAGGGGCTGGGAAGACAACGCTATTTTCTCTGCTGCTTCGATTTAATCGCGTTAACAAAGGAGAACTTCTTTTTGATGACAAGGATCTAAGCCAGGTCAGCGCGCGCGACCTGAGGCAACAAGTTGCTTTAGTACCGCAACGCAGCAGTGTCTTTTCTGGAACGATCGCAGAAGCGATTCGATTTGGACGTCACGCCACCCAGGAACAACTCCAACAAGCCGCAAAGCTGGCAAACGCCCATGACTTCATCATCCGTCTCCCGGACGGCTACAACACCCTTCTTCAAGAGCGAGGTACCAATGTTTCAGGGGGACAGCTCCAGCGCATTGCCATTGCCAGAGCAGTGCTGGGTAATCCCGCAGTGATGCTGTTGGATGAAGCCACCAGTGCCCTCGATGCAGAGGCGGAGGCCGCCGTTCAAGTTGGGCTCAAGCAAGCCATGCTTGGCCGAACAGTGATTGTGATTGCCCATCGCTTGGCAACTGTTCAGGAAGCTGACCTCATTGTTGTTCTCGAACATGGCCGGATTAGCCAACAGGGCAGCCATGACCATCTGATGAGTCAGGGAGGCAGATATAGAGAACTCTGCGAACGACAATTCATCCGCGTCAACGAATGA
- a CDS encoding RNA-binding S4 domain-containing protein encodes MAIGLIGAGMRLDQFLKWMGWVATGGEAKLRIQGGDVFVNGDLEQRRGRQLKAGDCVQMGVDSAEVSDSLQAGP; translated from the coding sequence ATGGCGATTGGACTGATTGGTGCAGGAATGAGACTTGATCAATTCCTTAAATGGATGGGCTGGGTGGCGACGGGCGGAGAAGCCAAGTTGAGGATCCAGGGGGGGGACGTGTTCGTCAACGGTGATCTAGAGCAACGGCGTGGCCGTCAACTGAAAGCCGGCGATTGCGTCCAAATGGGTGTCGACTCCGCCGAAGTTTCGGATTCTCTTCAGGCTGGGCCTTAA
- the tpiA gene encoding triose-phosphate isomerase has product MRKPVIAGNWKMHMTCAQARDWMGMFLPLIAELPDDRHLVVAPPFTAISTLAELSHGTRLELSSQNVHWEGEGAYTAEISPSMLKEHNVEYAIVGHSEPRKYFSESDEQINHRARSAQTNGLIPIVCVGESDEQRSRGEAERVIRRQVEQGLEGLDPSQLVVAYEPIWAIGTGKTCEASEANRICGLIRSWVGSPDLIIQYGGSVKPANIDQLMGMSDIDGVLVGGASLDPEGFGRIANYIKS; this is encoded by the coding sequence GTGCGCAAACCGGTGATTGCTGGCAACTGGAAAATGCACATGACCTGTGCGCAAGCCAGGGACTGGATGGGCATGTTTCTTCCTCTGATTGCAGAGCTGCCCGATGATCGGCATTTGGTGGTGGCTCCACCGTTCACTGCCATCAGCACACTTGCTGAACTGAGCCATGGCACCCGCCTTGAACTCTCCAGCCAGAACGTGCACTGGGAGGGAGAGGGTGCGTACACCGCTGAGATTTCTCCGAGCATGCTCAAGGAGCACAACGTTGAGTACGCGATCGTTGGCCATAGCGAGCCTCGCAAGTACTTCAGTGAGAGTGATGAACAGATCAATCACCGGGCTCGATCAGCCCAAACCAATGGATTGATTCCCATTGTTTGTGTTGGTGAAAGCGACGAGCAGCGCAGCCGGGGTGAGGCTGAGCGGGTCATCCGTCGTCAAGTTGAACAGGGCTTAGAAGGTCTAGACCCCAGCCAGCTGGTTGTGGCCTATGAGCCGATCTGGGCGATTGGTACCGGCAAAACGTGTGAAGCGAGTGAAGCTAATCGCATTTGCGGATTGATTCGTAGCTGGGTTGGTTCCCCAGATTTGATCATTCAATACGGGGGCTCGGTGAAGCCAGCCAATATTGATCAGTTGATGGGAATGAGCGATATCGATGGGGTGTTGGTCGGTGGAGCCTCCCTGGACCCTGAAGGGTTTGGGCGGATCGCGAACTACATCAAGAGCTGA